Proteins from one Salmo salar chromosome ssa07, Ssal_v3.1, whole genome shotgun sequence genomic window:
- the ache gene encoding acetylcholinesterase: MHTSLVFLLPFFLLSLLASSSSSQSDSPELIVTMRAGRVRGVRLPTPDRSHVTAFLGIPFAEPPLGKKRFRKAEPKKPWSDLFEASSYPNACYQFVDTSFPGFQGTEMWNPNREMSEDCLYLNVWVPTSTRPHNLTVMVWIYGGGFYSGSSSLDVYDGRYLAHSEKVVVVSMNYRIGAFGFLALHGSSEAPGNVGLLDQRMALQWVQDNIHFFGGNPKQVTIFGESAGAVSVGMHLLSPDSRPTFTRAILQSGAPNCPWATVTPAEAHRRAVMLGKLVGCPSGGNDTELVDCLRNKPPQELIDQEWQVMPWSAIFRFSFVPVIDGVVLPDNPEAMLSSGNFKDTQILLGVNQDEGSFFLLYGAPGFSKDNESLISREDFLESVKLSVPHANEIGQEAVVLQYTDWFDENNGVKNRDALDDVVGDHNVICPLQHFARSYAQFHSNQGANNGQQAGNAGATTKDGNSQGGVYLYLFDHRASNLAWPEWMGVIHGYEIEFVFGMPLEKRLNYTAEEEKLSRRMMRYWANFARTGNPNINFDGSVDSRRKWPQFTNSEQKHVGLNTESLKIHKGLRNQLCAFWNRFLPRLLNITDNIDEAERQWKVEFHRWSSYMMHWKSQFDHYSKQERCTDL; this comes from the exons ATGCATACCTCCctcgtcttcctcctccccttcttcctcctctctctcctcgcctcctcttcttcttcccagAGTGACTCTCCGGAACTCATCGTCACCATGCGGGCAGGACGTGTCCGCGGCGTCCGCCTACCGACACCAGACCGGAGTCACGTGACCGCTTTCCTCGGAATCCCATTCGCGGAGCCCCCACTGGGCAAGAAGCGCTTCCGAAAGGCGGAGCCCAAGAAGCCATGGTCAGACTTGTTCGAAGCTAGCTCCTACCCCAACGCCTGCTACCAGTTCGTTGACACCTCTTTCCCGGGGTTCCAGGGAACCGAGATGTGGAACCCCAACAG GGAGATGAGCGAGGACTGCCTCTACCTCAATGTCTGGGTCCCCACCTCCACCAGACCTCACAACCTCACCGTGATGGTATGGATCTACGGAGGAGGGTTCTACAG CGGATCATCGTCCCTGGACGTGTACGACGGGCGCTACCTGGCTCACTCAGAGAAGGTGGTGGTGGTTTCCATGAACTACCGTATCGGGGCCTTTGGGTTCCTGGCTCTCCACGGCTCCTCAGAGGCCCCTGGGAACGTGGGGCTCTTAGACCAACGCATGGCCCTCCAGTGGGTCCAGGATAACATCCACTTCTTCGGGGGCAACCCCAAACAG GTGACCATCTTTGGGGAGAGTGCCGGAGCAGTCTCTGTTGGGATGCACCTCCTGTCTCCCGACAGTCGACCCACCTTCACCCGAGCCATACTCCAGAGTGGAGCCCCCAACTGCCCCTGGGCCACTGTTACGCCAGCTGAAGCCCACCGGAGGGCCGTCATGTTGGGGAAGCTCGTCGGCTGCCCCTCTGGGGGTAACGATACGGAGCTGGTGGACTGTCTTCGCAACAAGCCCCCGCAGGAGCTCATTGACCAGGAGTGGCAG GTCATGCCATGGTCTGCCATCTTCCGTTTCTCCTTTGTGCCCGTCATCGACGGCGTGGTCCTTCCGGACAACCCCGAGGCCATGCTCAGCTCAGGCAACTTCAAGGACACCCAAATCCTGCTGGGGGTCAACCAGGACGAGGGGTCCTTCTTCCTCCTCTATGGAGCCCCCGGCTTCAGCAAG GACAATGAGTCACTGATCTCGCGCGAGGACTTCCTGGAAAGCGTGAAACTGAGCGTTCCGCATGCCAATGAGATCGGCCAGGAGGCTGTGGTTCTGCAG TATACTGACTGGTTCGATGAGAACAACGGGGTAAAGAACCGCGATGCCCTGGACGATGTGGTCGGAGACCACAACGTCATCTGCCCCCTGCAGCACTTCGCCAGGAGCTATGCCCAGTTTCACTCTAACCAGGGTGCCAACAACGGGCAACAAGCGGGCAACGCAGGGGCCACGACGAAGGATGGGAACTCACAAG GTGGAGTGTACCTGTACCTGTTTGACCACCGTGCGTCTAACCTGGCGTGGCCTGAGTGGATGGGCGTTATCCATGGTTACGAGATAGAGTTTGTGTTCGGCATGCCGCTGGAGAAGAGACTCAACTACACAGCCGAGGAGGAGAAACTGAGCCGACGCATGATGAGATACTGGGCCAACTTCGCACGCACCGG taaccCCAATATCAACTTTGATGGCAGTGTGGATAGCAGGCGGAAGTGGCCCCAGTTCACCAACAGTGAACAAAAACACGTGGGTCTGAACACGGAATCCCTGAAGATCCACAAGGGCCTGCGGAATCAGCTGTGTGCATTCTGGAACCGCTTCCTGCCACGCCTCCTCAACATCACCG atAACATAGATGAGGCGGAGCGTCAGTGGAAGGTGGAGTTCCATCGTTGGTCCTCCTACATGATGCACTGGAAGAGCCAGTTCGACCATTACAGCAAGCAGGAGCGCTGCACTGACCtctga